TTCAACACGCCTGCTTTCTCGGGAAGTGTACCAGCTGTAAATGTTATTGAAAGTAAAGAAGGGTTCCGCATTGAAGTGGCCGCCCCTGGTTTACAAAAATCAGATTTCAAATTGAATCTTGAAAAAAACCAGTTGACCATTTCCGCCCAAAAAGAACAAAAAGAAGAGGATACCAATGAGAAGTACACCCGCAAAGAGTTCAAGTACTCTTCGTTCCAACGTACATTCACATTGCCTAATTCAGTGGACGGCGATAAAATCGAAGCTAGTTATTCCGAAGGCATTTTGAGCGTGGCATTGCCAAAACGCGAGGAAGCTAAGGAAAAACCTGCCCGTGCGATTGAAGTTGCCTGATCCTTTGGGAATTAGGAAAAGGCGTTATTTGCGAAAATAACGCCTTTTTTATGAGCAGGGCAGGATACAAAATTCTCATATTCGTCTGGCAGGATATTTTAGTAATTATCAAATACGATATCTTTGTTAAAATATGTTAAATGAGCTGGACACGGGAATAAATTGTTATTTGCTTTGCGTTATTCATTCACAAAAATATAACCCCAACATATGTCTATGAAAACAAATTGGAAAGGTTTAGTGTTGGTTGGGTTGATTTCTAGTGCATCAACTCTTGCTGGCTTTAAACTACTTGGTAATGATAGTGATAGAGATGTAATTTTTAAAGAAGCTCCATCCGAGTCTATTAACCGCTTTACATCGACCGGTGCGCCAGTTGGTGCTCCTGGTGATTTCGTATACGCCGCTGAGGCGACCACACCGACGGTAGTGCATATTAAGTCCACCATGACACGCCAGGCTTCCAGAAGTCAGCAACAGATCCCAGATATATTCAGAGATTTTTTTGGTGACGATTTTGGAGGAGGCCAACGGGGGCCTCAGTCCCAGGAAGCTTCCGGCTCAGGCGTCATCATTTCCCCCGACGGATACATTGTAACCAACAACCACGTGGTGGAAGGTGCCCAGGAACTGGAAGTGACCCTACATAACAAAGGTAAATTCAGGGCGAAAGTGATTGGTGCTGACCCTTCTACGGATATCGCAGTGATTAAAATCGAGGCCAAGGATCTGCCAGCGGTAACCTTAGGAAATTCTGACGCTGTGAAAGTTGGCGAATGGGTTGTAGCGGTAGGAAATCCATTTAACCTCGAATCAACTGTAACAGCTGGTATCGTAAGTGCAAAAGGTCGTGGTTTGGGAATCATTGGTCAGTCAAGCCGCCGCAATGGTGTGACGCCAGCATCGACGGCCGCAGGTGATTCACCATTGGAATCATTCATTCAGACCGATGCAGTTGTAAACCCTGGTAACAGTGGTGGTGCGTTGGTTAACCTCAAAGGAGAGCTGATCGGTATCAACACAGCGATTGCCAGCCCTACCGGAAGCTTTGCTGGTTATGCGTTCGCAGTTCCTTCGAGCATTGTTAAGAAGGTATCGAGCGATCTGATCAAATTCGGAAATGTTCAACGCGGTTACCTCGGAATTGCCCTGGATGATCTGGACAGCAGAAAAGCAGAAGAATATGGCGTGAAAGTGAATGACGGTGTATATGTTCGTGAATTCACCGAAAATAGCGCAGCGAAGGCAGGCGGAGTAAGCAAAGGTGATGTGATCGTGAAAGTAGACGGAATGGACATTCACTCAATTCCTGAACTGCAACAATCCATTGGTTTGCATAAGCCTGGCGATAAAGTTAATCTGACTGTGAACCGTGACGGTAAAGAGAAAGACCTTCCGATTACATTACGTAACCGTACTGGTGGTTCTGAGATCATCAAACGTGACGAAACAGCAGCGGTTATGAACACCCTCGGAGCCCAGTTTGGTAATCTGAGTGATACTGAAAAACAACGTCTTACCCGTTACAAAATAGATGGCGGAGTGAAAGTACTCTCCATTGACGGTGGCAAATTTGCCCGCTCGCAAGTGGAAGAAGGCTTCATCATTACCAAAGTGAATGGAAAGACTGTTCGGTCTGTGAAAGAATTCGAATCCGCGATTGCCGGAAAAGAAGAATCAATGGTGCAGTTTGAAGGACTTTATCCTGACGCTCCATATGATGTTTACTCATTCGGATTCAGGATGTAACATATATTGGTTCAAATGCAAAAAAGGTGCGATTGTTAACATCGCACCTTTTTTGTTATGTAATTCGGTCGGTTAGAGCAAAAATTTCAGCTTTACAACTTCCTTTTCACTCAAAAACCGCCACTTACCGCGAGGCAGATCTTTTTTGTTCAATCCTGCAAAAACGGTACGGTCCAGCTTCTGAACTTCGTATCCCATGTGTTCGAACATGCGACGAACGATACGGTTGCGTCCGCTGTGGATTTCCAAACCTACCACCATTGCATCCGGTGTTACAATTCCAACTTCATCAGGTCGGATAAATCCGTCTTCGAGTTCAAGTCCATGCTGCAACAATTCGAAATCTTCGGTAGTAATGGGCTTGTCCAGCTCGGCCTGGTATATTTTCTTGATACCCCCCGAAGGGTGCGTCAGCTTTTCAGCTAATTCTCCATCGTTGGTCAAGAGCAGCAGGCCAGTTGTATTTCTGTCCAGCCTTCCTACCGGATACACACGTTCAGAACAAGCACCCTGAATCAGGTCCAGAACCGTTTTACGTTCTTCCGGATCGTCGGTTGTTGTGATGTAATCTTTCGGCTTGTTGATCAGGATATAAACCATTTTTTCAGGGTTCAATGCCTTCTTACCGTATTTTACAACATCGGTACGATGAACTTTATAGCCCATTTCGGTAACTGTCTTACCATTTACCGAAATCTGGCCCGAAGAGATCAGATCGTCAGCTTCACGTCTTGAACAAATACCAGCATTGGCAATGTACCGGTTCAGACGAATTTCTTCATTTTCTTCCTTCTTCTTTTTTGGAGCATTCTTTTTTTCGTACTCCGACAAATTATATCGTGGGGCACTTTCAAAACGTCCTACCCGGCGGTCTACTCCACTGCGGTCTTCGGTTGGCGCTGAATGATCCTCTTTCGGTTCGCGCTCTCTGAAATTCCGGGGAGCGGATGCGTCAGAATCGTCTTTTTTTTTAAAAGCAGGACGATCCTGTCTGTCTCGGGGCGGAAAAGAACGCTCTCCACGATCCGATTCAGTTCTTGGTTTGAATTCACGTGAGCTGCTATTTCCGGCAAAACGGGGCCTTTCAGCTCTGTCGCTATTAAATGGACGTTCACTACGATCCGAATCAGTTCTTGGCTTGAATTCCCTTGAATCATTTTCGCGATCGAAACGTGGACGTTCAGGTTTGTCGCCAAATGCGCGTCTTACGCCTTTTGGCTTATTATCATCCCGCGGCCTGTCATTTTCCCTTGGTCTGAACTCGCCCCTTGGCTTGTATTCTTCTCTTGGCTTAAACGGGCGAGAATCTCTGTCAGAACTGGTTTTTCCAAACTCTTTTCTCTCACCGCCACGATTCTCACCATCGCGGTTGAATGTACGTGGTCTGTCGGAAGCAGGTTTGCCCTCACCATATTTGCGGAATTCCGGCTTGTCGAAACGCGGCCTTTCAGTACGCGGTTTTTCATGGTCAAAATTCGGCCTGGTTCTAGGTCCTGTATTTTCTGTGCTGGAATCGGCCCTCCTTAAACTTGATTTTTTAATGCTGGGCTTGCTGAAACGGCTCTCTGCTTCTGGCCGTGCTTTCTTAAACGGACGGGCTGCACCGTCATTGCTTTTGCGGAAGGAACCTGTCCCACCGTTCGAAGGACGCGAAGCGCCGGCTTCCTTCGAATTGGTTGTTCTTTTTCTCATTAGGAATGCAGTATCACTACTGGAATTTTTTCCTCTTAGCAAATTTACCGTGTAACTGATGGTGATTTTATTGGTAATCAACTTTATAAGTTGCCACTAAAATCAGTTAACTAACGTATCTGATGATCAGAGTACTAGTAATTTTAAAATTTTAGGCAACAAAGATACGGTAATTTTTTGAGTAAATATTTTTGTTTCTATTTATGCCAAAAATGATAACGGAACGTTTATAAGTACTATCGTAGAAAAGGGCCTTAAAACCTGTTTTCACCTATCTAGACCTTCATTTTAAAGTATTGAATATGTCGACCGACGTTCAGGCCCAACCTTTATGGAAACCCGGAAAAGCTTTGCTGGAACAATCCAATCTCAAAAAATACATGGATTGGCTATTTGTGAAAAAGGGACTCTATTTTCGTTCTTATCATGACTTGTGGGAATGGTCGGTAACGGACCTGGAAGACTTCTGGGAAAGCCTGTGGCAGTACTACAATATCAAATCACACGACCTGTATCTGGAAGTTCTGCAAAAGACATTGAGTGGAATGATTGGTACCAAATGGTTTACCCGCTCGAAGCTTAATTATGCTGAACATATTTTCAGGAATAAAACCAAAGATCGGCCTGCGATCATTTTTCAATCCGAACAATCCGAATTAAGAGAAATTTCCTGGGACACGCTGGAAGCGGAAGTAGCCGCGGTAGCAACCTGGCTGAAACAAAGAGGCGTGAAGCCTGGCGACCGCGTGGCAGGCGTGCTACCTAACATTCCGCAGGCCGTCGTCGCTTTTCTGGCTACTAATGCGGTAGGCGCCGTCTGGTCGTCCTGCTCTCCTGATTTTGGAAAAGCAGCCATTACCGAGCGTTTTTCGCAGATTGAGCCCAAAGTACTGTTCATTGCGGACGGGTACGCCTACAATGGAAAAACATACGATATCACTTCGTTTGCGCAGGATTTATCGTTTTCGCTGCCCAGCGTAAAGGATACCGTGCTGGTGACTAACATTCATTCCGAAACCAGGCCGGACCGTTTTACAGCCTGGGAAGATATCCTGCATTTGCAACATTTCGGCATTGATTTTGAACCTGTTCCATTTGACCATCCGATCTGGATCCTCTATTCTTCCGGTACCACAGCGCAGCCCAAAGCCATCACGCACAGCGTTGGCGGCTGCCTGATCGAGCATTTGAAAGCATTGACATTACATCAGAATGTGAAACCAGGCGACCGGTATTTCTGGTACTCCACCACCGGCTGGATGATGTGGAATTATGCACTAGGGTCAATGCTGTGCGGGGCCACGCTCGTGATGTACGACGGCGCGCCCACGTATCCGTCATCGCAAGTACTTTGGACTTTGGCCGAAAAAGCAAAGATTACACACTTCGGAAGCGGAGCGGCGTATTTTATTGCGTCTATGAAAAGCGGGGTAAGCATTACTTCTGAAAGGCTCAACAATCTGGAAACAATCGGATCTACCGGATCACCACTACCGCCCGAAGTGTACGAGTGGATATATAAGCATGTCAAGAAGGATGTGTGGCTGATCTCGTTGAGCGGAGGCACTGATGTATGCAGCGCATTTGTGGGTGGCTGCCCGATTCTGCCTGTCTACGCAGGAGAGATTCAATGTAGAATGCTCGGTTGCAAAATCGAAGCTTTTGACGATAACGGCAAGCCGGTGCTCGACGAATTGGGAGAAATGGTGATCACACAACCCATGCCGTCTATGCCCATTTATTTTTGGAATGACCACGACGACGAACGATACCTGAGCAGCTACTTTGAAATGTACCCGAATGTATGGAGGCATGGCGACTGGATTAAGATTACTTCCAGAAAGTCTGTGATCATTTACGGCCGGTCGGATGCTACGCTGAACCGTGGCGGCGTGAGGATCGGTACGGCGGAGATTTATCGTGCAGTAGAGAGCATTCCGGACGTGAAAGACAGTCTGGCCGTGTACCTTGAAAAGGAGAGTGGTGAGGGCACGATCTCATTATTTGTGGTATTGACAAATGACAAAATCTTGACAGAGGATTTAAAATCGCAGATTAAGAATGCATTGCGCACTCAATACAGCCCCCGCCACGTACCCGATACTATTGAGCAGGTGAACGATATTCCCTATACGATCAACGGCAAGAAAATGGAGGCTCCAATGAAAAGAATTTTAATGGGTCAGGATCCTGCCAAAGTTATCAATATGGATACGATGCGAAATCCAGAGTCCCTGAAGGCTTTTGTTTAACGCTGATTTTCATTTGCATTAAGCAACCAAAATTGTTTACTTCACGTTAGAAAAATGTGCTCCGTGAGGGCAGATTTTATACCCCTTTCAAAAATCTCAACCAGCATGAATCCAGAAAAATCTCAGACACCGATTCATAATTCCAAGTCAGTGGTACGTTTGCCGATCATAATAGGCATTACCCTGGCAGCAGGGGTACTTTTAGGCAGTACGTTTTTCAGTGGCGGCAAGAAATTGTCTGACGTCGCAAAAGGGTACGCCAAGTACCGGGAAGTGCTGATGCTGGTGGAGAACAATTATGTCGATTCCGTAAATACAGACGAGCTGGTGGATTTTTCCATTGCCAAAATGCTCGAAAAGCTGGATCCCCATACCGCTTATTTTAATACCGAAGAAGCTACCGCTGCACGTTCCCAGCTCGAATCAGGGTTTGACGGAATTGGCGTGGAGTTCAATATTTATAACGATACCGTTTACGTAGTAACTCCTTTGAGCGGAGGGCCTTC
The genomic region above belongs to Dyadobacter pollutisoli and contains:
- a CDS encoding acetoacetate--CoA ligase; the encoded protein is MSTDVQAQPLWKPGKALLEQSNLKKYMDWLFVKKGLYFRSYHDLWEWSVTDLEDFWESLWQYYNIKSHDLYLEVLQKTLSGMIGTKWFTRSKLNYAEHIFRNKTKDRPAIIFQSEQSELREISWDTLEAEVAAVATWLKQRGVKPGDRVAGVLPNIPQAVVAFLATNAVGAVWSSCSPDFGKAAITERFSQIEPKVLFIADGYAYNGKTYDITSFAQDLSFSLPSVKDTVLVTNIHSETRPDRFTAWEDILHLQHFGIDFEPVPFDHPIWILYSSGTTAQPKAITHSVGGCLIEHLKALTLHQNVKPGDRYFWYSTTGWMMWNYALGSMLCGATLVMYDGAPTYPSSQVLWTLAEKAKITHFGSGAAYFIASMKSGVSITSERLNNLETIGSTGSPLPPEVYEWIYKHVKKDVWLISLSGGTDVCSAFVGGCPILPVYAGEIQCRMLGCKIEAFDDNGKPVLDELGEMVITQPMPSMPIYFWNDHDDERYLSSYFEMYPNVWRHGDWIKITSRKSVIIYGRSDATLNRGGVRIGTAEIYRAVESIPDVKDSLAVYLEKESGEGTISLFVVLTNDKILTEDLKSQIKNALRTQYSPRHVPDTIEQVNDIPYTINGKKMEAPMKRILMGQDPAKVINMDTMRNPESLKAFV
- a CDS encoding Hsp20/alpha crystallin family protein, with amino-acid sequence MSTLVKTHFAGPSYLNGFFGKDLLNEFNTPAFSGSVPAVNVIESKEGFRIEVAAPGLQKSDFKLNLEKNQLTISAQKEQKEEDTNEKYTRKEFKYSSFQRTFTLPNSVDGDKIEASYSEGILSVALPKREEAKEKPARAIEVA
- a CDS encoding Do family serine endopeptidase: MKTNWKGLVLVGLISSASTLAGFKLLGNDSDRDVIFKEAPSESINRFTSTGAPVGAPGDFVYAAEATTPTVVHIKSTMTRQASRSQQQIPDIFRDFFGDDFGGGQRGPQSQEASGSGVIISPDGYIVTNNHVVEGAQELEVTLHNKGKFRAKVIGADPSTDIAVIKIEAKDLPAVTLGNSDAVKVGEWVVAVGNPFNLESTVTAGIVSAKGRGLGIIGQSSRRNGVTPASTAAGDSPLESFIQTDAVVNPGNSGGALVNLKGELIGINTAIASPTGSFAGYAFAVPSSIVKKVSSDLIKFGNVQRGYLGIALDDLDSRKAEEYGVKVNDGVYVREFTENSAAKAGGVSKGDVIVKVDGMDIHSIPELQQSIGLHKPGDKVNLTVNRDGKEKDLPITLRNRTGGSEIIKRDETAAVMNTLGAQFGNLSDTEKQRLTRYKIDGGVKVLSIDGGKFARSQVEEGFIITKVNGKTVRSVKEFESAIAGKEESMVQFEGLYPDAPYDVYSFGFRM
- a CDS encoding pseudouridine synthase, which gives rise to MRKRTTNSKEAGASRPSNGGTGSFRKSNDGAARPFKKARPEAESRFSKPSIKKSSLRRADSSTENTGPRTRPNFDHEKPRTERPRFDKPEFRKYGEGKPASDRPRTFNRDGENRGGERKEFGKTSSDRDSRPFKPREEYKPRGEFRPRENDRPRDDNKPKGVRRAFGDKPERPRFDRENDSREFKPRTDSDRSERPFNSDRAERPRFAGNSSSREFKPRTESDRGERSFPPRDRQDRPAFKKKDDSDASAPRNFREREPKEDHSAPTEDRSGVDRRVGRFESAPRYNLSEYEKKNAPKKKKEENEEIRLNRYIANAGICSRREADDLISSGQISVNGKTVTEMGYKVHRTDVVKYGKKALNPEKMVYILINKPKDYITTTDDPEERKTVLDLIQGACSERVYPVGRLDRNTTGLLLLTNDGELAEKLTHPSGGIKKIYQAELDKPITTEDFELLQHGLELEDGFIRPDEVGIVTPDAMVVGLEIHSGRNRIVRRMFEHMGYEVQKLDRTVFAGLNKKDLPRGKWRFLSEKEVVKLKFLL